From the Cytobacillus luteolus genome, the window CTCACCTTCTTCTAAGTAGCTTGTGAAATCAATTGGCTGGGAACTATAATTCTTTCCCTTCTTTTCTTTCTTTACTTTCTTGTTTGTGGTCATTTGATGGTCATTTGTTGGTCTTTTGATGGTCATTTGATGGTCAGTCTGTTGGTCATTTTGTTGCTCGTCACTTTGGTGAATCGCCCAGTTTACAACGTTTATAACCGTATATTTGTTGGTCTTTTCAAGGGTTAAATATCCGAGTTTTTCTAATTTTTCTAGCCAACGATATGGAGTTTTGTTTCCTTTAATTTTGTCCTTTGGAGATAACCCATTATTGTACATATCGAATAGAGAAAACCGCCCTATTACCCATTGACCTGGCTTAATTTTTACCAGTTGACCATCTATCAAAATTTCACGTTCTTTATAACTCGCATTCAATAAAATCAATGTCCATAATCTATAAAGCTGAAAATCATTGAATATAGGATTATGCAATAGTTTTCGATACAGCTTTATGTAGCCTTCCATATCACCTCACCTACTTTTCGAATTCCGTTTCCCAGCTGAGTAAACTTACTATTGCTTGTTCTTTTGTGATTTTTTGACATACATAGTCGTAAGCAACGTCATACCAGTAATCACTTATAAATACACCTTCTTCTTCCTTTGCTGGCATTCCAACAATGAACTTAATACCTTCCCAAAGCTTGCTCTCAATGATTCCAAAAGTGGCAATATCTACACCCGCAAGTCTTAATTTTGCATCTTCGTAATAAATTTCTTTCATCGAATCTAAGAGATAACCGATTAAAACGCATTTTTCTTTAGTCCGCTGATCCATTAGCAGCTATCTCCTTTTTAAGGCTAGTAACTGCCTTTAAAATCTGGATTTTCTTATCTGGTGGAAGCTCTCCTCTTAACCAACGAGTGAAAGTTGCTTCACTTATCCCTAACCGTTCTGCTACCATCCATTGACTTAACCGTGACTCGCGTATTGTCATTTTTATATCTGAGTTTCTAAACACTTTTCTTACTCCCTTCTTGTTAAATAATGATGATGATGATATATTCAGAGTAACAATTATTTTGACGATAGAAAATGATTCAACGTCTAATTTACGTCAAATTTCAAAAAAAAGGAGAAAAAAATGGAGAAAGAATTGTATATAGGTGATTTAAATGACCATGTGGGAACCTTAGCTGCATCAAATACAGTAAACACTCACTTTGAAAGTTATGAATTGGAGAAAGATGATGAAGAGGTTTATATTGTCGGGAAAAAGGGGTACAAAGCCGAGGAAGTAGAAGTAGATAACATTAATTTCTTGCTATCATTAATCAACTTAGTAAAAGGTGATTTACCAAAACAGTATTACTCAGCACAACCTAATATAAATAAGCTTGATACGGTAATTTCTGATGAGGATATTTTAAAATGGGTGCAAAATTACGGTTTTCCATACTTAGAAAGCGAGAATATAGTGAAACTTAATTTAAATAAATTCAAGCGTAAATTAGCTATGTTAAATGCACGCTTTTTAATGTGGAAGGCAATATTTGAAGAGAATGACAAAGAAATTAAGAAGTATAAATCGGCCCTGCTTACTCTAGATAAAAACAAAAAGCTCCATCCGGAATTAAGTGAGCTTTCAATTACAAAAAAAGCATTAGCCGAAGATGTGGGGACCTGGGGATCCGTAACCGTTCGATTAAGATATGATGAAAAAACAGACTCTAATATCTTTTATATAAGTGCCAAAAATCAATTAGACATTGCTTATTACCAATTAGGGATGCTAATGACAAAAAAGGATACTGAAAATAAAAAAAGGCTTCGATACTGTGCTAATGGAGAATGTAATAGTATGTTTTGGACTAAGCATTCCAGGACTAAATTTTGTAATAATTGTGACCGCAGAAAAGTTCATTATGAAAACAATAAAAAGCATGGCAGCTCCTAATTCAGGAAAAGCCATGCTTTTATAATTTCAACTAATCGCCCGAACATCAATAATTCCTAAAGCAATACCAAATTTATAAAGAACAAGTGGTTTAAATTTCTGGTGATAGTACCATTCACTCATGTTTAGCTCATTGTAAACCTCATAATCAAACATTTCATCCTCACTTAAATATCTAAGGATAAAACCTTGTCTCTCTTTTTCTCCAAGCCTATTAACAGCCTTTAGAAAAGACTTAATAAACTCACTTTTTTCTTTTTCAAAGTCAGCTCTTTCAATTGCAATATCTTCAGTAGATGAATACGGTGTGTTTGTGTTAGAAGGTGGAACAAGTGAATAAGATGGGGTAATTCTAGGGAGTTTTTCTTCTGGAAGAGTAAATAAACATAGGCGGTATGTTTCGATAGCCTTATTTATTTCTTTGCTAAATTTCTTTAAAACATCTTTACGAACTTCAAACATTCAGTTATCACCTCATAAGAAATTATATATTTATATTTTACTATAAAGTGATATAGCATGGTAACTCCGTCCCTGGTGTTACTATGCTTTTTTTGTTTTAGTGGTGAATTGGATTAATTTTTTCTAACACAAAATAATCACTTGTTCCCCACATTTCATGCTCTGGTGCATCGTGCCCTGGATGAAAATGTTCATCTACAATAGCTAACCCTTCGTGATCTACCCATCTTGCTAACAGAATTTGACCTGTTTTCTTATGCTCGATGTACTCACCAGGCTTTGCTTTTCTTTCCACAGGAATATACATAAGTTCACCTCCCTTTTGTTATCCATATATATCGACACTTTTGGAAGGCTGTTTAATTTTATTTTTAATTTTTACTAAAGATTTGAGCGAAATGGTTTTCCAAAAACTCTTGCATTTTCAAAGCGATAAATAACCATTTCTCCCTGCGTTTCTCAGGATAGTAAACAAAACCACCATTTTCTAA encodes:
- a CDS encoding ArpU family phage packaging/lysis transcriptional regulator — protein: MFEVRKDVLKKFSKEINKAIETYRLCLFTLPEEKLPRITPSYSLVPPSNTNTPYSSTEDIAIERADFEKEKSEFIKSFLKAVNRLGEKERQGFILRYLSEDEMFDYEVYNELNMSEWYYHQKFKPLVLYKFGIALGIIDVRAIS
- a CDS encoding DUF771 domain-containing protein; this encodes MQKVWWTMKDLEQVTGYSDDWLKENILLRPAFKKILDLENGGFVYYPEKRREKWLFIALKMQEFLENHFAQIFSKN